Part of the Chloroflexota bacterium genome is shown below.
AGTCTGGGGTTGATGCCTATAGCAATGTGATTCGCGCGGTCTATAATCGGGGCAATCCTTCGGTAGTCCGCATCGATGTGCAAAGCAGCCAAGGCGAATCGCTGGGCACTGGCTTTGTGATCGATAAACAAGGCCATATCGTTACTAATAATCACGTTGTTGGCAGTAGCCGCAGTGTGTTGGTTAATTTTGTCGATGGCGAGGCGGCGATTGCCGATGTAATTGGGGTTGATAGCGATTCAGATTTGGCAGTAATTAAGGTTCGCAATCCGAATGCCAATATTTTGATTCCAGTCGAATTTGGCGATTCGGCGGCGGTACAAGTTGGCGATGTCGTGGTGGCGATTGGTAATCCTTACGGCGAAAATCGGACTGCCACGGCAGGGATCATCAGTGCAATTCGTGGGGCGAAGAATGAGGGCGGCGGTAGTACCTTTTCAATTCCTGGAGTGTTGCAAACTGACGCAGCAATTAACCCTGGTAATTCGGGCGGGCCGTTGTTCAACAGCCAAGGCCAAGTGATCGGGGTCAACACCTTTATTCTCGATCCATCAGGGCGGGGCGCGAATATTGGCTTGGGTTTTGCTGTGCCAGTCAATTTGGTTAAGCTGGTTGCTCCCGCCATTATTCGCGATGGTAGCTATACCCACCCCTTCTTTGGCGCAGCCTTGAGCAGTGTTGATAGCTATTTTGCTGAAGTTAACAATTTGCCAAGCAAAGGCGTTATTATTACCCAACTCTACAATGGCCCTGCTGCTGAGGCTGGTTTACAGGTTGGCGATGTGATTGTGGCGGTCAAT
Proteins encoded:
- a CDS encoding trypsin-like peptidase domain-containing protein, encoding MQLRDRLGWMLSGILLGMLLMVSCDVVNQASTAQPSVADAAAVPSTGPLATAAAQMPVNQSGVDAYSNVIRAVYNRGNPSVVRIDVQSSQGESLGTGFVIDKQGHIVTNNHVVGSSRSVLVNFVDGEAAIADVIGVDSDSDLAVIKVRNPNANILIPVEFGDSAAVQVGDVVVAIGNPYGENRTATAGIISAIRGAKNEGGGSTFSIPGVLQTDAAINPGNSGGPLFNSQGQVIGVNTFILDPSGRGANIGLGFAVPVNLVKLVAPAIIRDGSYTHPFFGAALSSVDSYFAEVNNLPSKGVIITQLYNGPAAEAGLQVGDVIVAVNGEPMLESGDVISLLELTTQPGDRITVTVAEGNGRTRDVQVQVGARPGR